In one window of Comamonas testosteroni DNA:
- a CDS encoding AMP nucleosidase produces the protein MFHTDAPQALAHVQQLYREQIDHLRAAMQRFVAGETPAAPIHAYYPFVRIKTTTVAQADTKLTYGFVEGPGTYEATLTRPDLFASYFGEQLRLLILHHQVPIEVGLSDKPIPIHFSFADNDHIEGSLSPERRMLMRDVFDLPDLESMDDGIANGTWRAAAGEALPLSLFTAPRVDYSLHRLRHYTGTAPDWFQNFVLFTNYQFYIDEFIRLGHAEMAKEDSEYIAFVEPGNVVTRRAGLPAEAVDELGTAPPRLPQMPGYHLVRADNSGITMVNIGVGPANAKTITDHIAVLRPHAWMMLGHCAGLRNSQQLGDYVLAHAYVREDHVLDEELPLWVPIPALAEIQVALQQAVADVTQMERADLKRIMRTGTVASTDNRNWELLPDNLPQRRFSQSRAVALDMESATIAANGFRFRVPYGTLLCVSDKPLHGEIKLPGMANHFYRERVDQHLRIGMRAVDILREGGSDRLHSRKLRSFDEVAFQ, from the coding sequence ATGTTTCATACGGATGCCCCTCAGGCACTGGCCCATGTGCAGCAGCTGTACCGCGAGCAAATCGACCATCTGCGAGCTGCCATGCAGCGTTTCGTGGCGGGTGAGACTCCGGCCGCGCCCATTCATGCGTACTACCCGTTTGTACGTATCAAGACCACCACGGTGGCGCAAGCCGATACCAAGCTGACCTACGGCTTTGTGGAAGGCCCAGGCACCTACGAGGCCACGCTGACCCGGCCCGACCTGTTTGCCAGCTACTTCGGCGAGCAACTGCGCCTGCTGATCCTGCACCACCAGGTCCCCATCGAAGTGGGCCTCAGCGACAAGCCCATCCCGATTCATTTCTCGTTCGCCGACAACGACCATATCGAAGGCTCGCTCTCGCCAGAGCGGCGCATGCTGATGCGCGATGTGTTCGATCTGCCCGACCTGGAATCCATGGACGACGGCATCGCCAACGGCACCTGGCGCGCGGCGGCAGGCGAGGCCCTGCCTCTGTCGCTGTTCACCGCCCCGCGCGTGGATTACTCGCTGCATCGCCTGCGCCACTACACAGGCACGGCCCCCGACTGGTTTCAGAACTTCGTGCTGTTCACCAACTACCAGTTCTATATCGACGAGTTCATCCGCCTGGGCCACGCCGAGATGGCCAAGGAGGACAGCGAATACATTGCCTTTGTCGAACCCGGCAATGTGGTGACCCGCCGCGCCGGCCTGCCCGCAGAAGCCGTCGACGAGCTCGGAACGGCGCCGCCGCGCCTGCCGCAGATGCCGGGCTACCACCTGGTGCGCGCAGACAATAGCGGCATCACCATGGTCAATATCGGAGTGGGCCCGGCCAATGCCAAGACCATCACCGACCACATCGCCGTGCTGCGCCCTCATGCCTGGATGATGCTTGGCCACTGCGCGGGCCTGCGCAACAGCCAGCAACTGGGAGACTATGTGCTGGCCCACGCCTATGTGCGTGAAGACCATGTGCTGGACGAAGAGCTTCCTCTGTGGGTGCCGATTCCTGCGCTGGCCGAAATCCAGGTCGCGCTGCAGCAGGCCGTGGCCGACGTGACGCAGATGGAGCGTGCCGATCTCAAGCGCATCATGCGCACCGGCACCGTGGCCAGCACCGACAACCGCAACTGGGAACTGCTTCCCGACAACCTGCCCCAGCGCCGCTTCAGCCAGAGCCGAGCCGTAGCACTGGATATGGAGTCGGCCACCATTGCCGCCAACGGCTTCCGCTTCCGCGTGCCCTATGGCACTTTGCTGTGCGTGAGCGACAAGCCGCTGCACGGGGAGATCAAGCTGCCAGGCATGGCCAACCATTTCTATCGGGAGCGTGTGGACCAGCACCTGCGCATCGGCATGCGTGCCGTCGACATACTGCGCGAAGGCGGCTCCGACCGCCTGCACAGCCGCAAGCTGCGCAGCTTTGACGAAGTGGCCTTCCAGTAA
- a CDS encoding cation diffusion facilitator family transporter — MLKSDLSNSSEWLQPHNLLRLSVVVALLTIVLKTLAWWLTGSVGLLSDALESFVNLAGAMFALTMVTVAKRPADTEHPYGHYKAEYFSAGFEGVLVIGASLAIAWAALSRLWNPQPLEQLSWGLMLSLLSTVFNGLLAWVMLRSSRKYRSMALEGDARHLLTDVWTSVGVVAGLLAAALTGWLWVDALVALAVAVHICVQGVQLVWQSSQGLMDQALDAPQRLRIDTLLDSFAKRSEGVSFDNISSRQAGERSFVDFHMHVPGQWSVQRAAQLRSEIEAALLQAIPGLYARIELLPMGMNTASEVADGEQGSAVQGVAKEGLST, encoded by the coding sequence ATGCTCAAATCCGACCTCTCGAATTCTTCCGAATGGCTGCAGCCGCACAATCTGCTGCGTCTATCCGTGGTGGTGGCACTGCTCACCATCGTTCTCAAGACCCTGGCCTGGTGGCTGACCGGCTCGGTAGGCCTGCTGTCCGATGCGCTGGAGTCTTTTGTGAATCTGGCCGGTGCCATGTTCGCGCTGACCATGGTGACCGTGGCCAAGCGGCCGGCGGACACCGAACACCCTTACGGACATTACAAGGCGGAGTACTTCTCGGCCGGCTTCGAGGGCGTGCTGGTCATAGGCGCCAGCCTGGCGATTGCCTGGGCCGCACTGTCGCGACTGTGGAACCCGCAGCCCCTGGAACAGTTGAGCTGGGGCCTGATGCTGTCGCTGCTCAGCACGGTCTTCAACGGGCTGCTGGCCTGGGTCATGCTGCGCTCCTCGCGCAAATACCGCTCCATGGCACTGGAGGGCGATGCACGGCATCTGCTGACCGATGTCTGGACCTCGGTGGGCGTGGTGGCCGGTCTGTTGGCCGCCGCCTTGACCGGCTGGCTGTGGGTGGATGCGCTGGTGGCTCTGGCAGTGGCCGTGCATATCTGCGTACAGGGTGTGCAACTGGTCTGGCAGTCCTCGCAAGGACTGATGGATCAGGCGCTGGATGCGCCTCAGCGCCTGCGGATCGACACTTTGCTGGACAGCTTCGCCAAGCGCAGCGAAGGAGTGAGCTTTGACAATATCTCCAGCCGCCAGGCGGGGGAGCGCAGCTTTGTGGACTTCCACATGCATGTTCCCGGCCAGTGGAGCGTTCAGAGGGCGGCACAATTGCGCTCCGAGATTGAAGCCGCGCTGCTGCAGGCCATACCAGGCCTGTATGCCCGCATCGAGCTGCTGCCCATGGGCATGAACACGGCCAGCGAAGTGGCTGACGGAGAGCAGGGCAGCGCAGTACAAGGCGTGGCCAAGGAAGGTTTAAGTACATGA
- a CDS encoding putative bifunctional diguanylate cyclase/phosphodiesterase, producing MLAYFDADTRACRFANARYAEHFGHTMQTIVGMDVRDIVGELVWAQIEPYLDSVAVDNTQTLRYTRQVENEIGRLQHIEAVLRPHEEKGVLKGVVALMTDVSHHHLATQQIRDSEERMRKFAAITTEAIVLHRDGIITDGNDALARLVGYSLGELCGTPVLDYVAPEARLRALQNMRSEREDRLESVIIHKNGQLIPVEIEASTMPGEKDRHRIVLLRDLTASLQTRQHMDYLTQHDLLTHLPNRARLNHLLADAIARAAGEESRLAVLSLDLDQFKAVNDSLSHQAGDLLLCELAKRLRSTVGAQDIVARTGSDDFVVVLPDNPGLLETEALLTRLRATAEAPYLIEGTQLVISVSVGIAMYPKDGKCPASLLSNAEAAMQMAKSHGRSFSQFYTPALESRATRMLMQEQMLRNAVERGEFELHYQPQILMQTGELSGFEALVRWKHPHRGLVSPDEFIGFAENRGLIAAVDRWVLYQACRQARAWQQQGFPPIPVAVNLSAQEFRQRDVVKEVAQALADTGLDACYLHIEVTETTLMLSGNQMQQTLHALKTLGVGLAIDDFGTGYSSLAYLRKHPIDRLKIDRSFVTDLPHNPDAAAIVNAIVQMGQSLHLEILAEGVESTEQLQLLREMGCAMMQGFLVSAPLPAEQASAWMSQHCQLLQRQ from the coding sequence ATGCTGGCTTATTTTGATGCCGACACACGCGCCTGCCGCTTTGCCAACGCGCGCTATGCAGAGCACTTTGGCCACACCATGCAAACCATAGTGGGCATGGATGTGCGTGACATTGTGGGCGAACTGGTCTGGGCACAGATCGAGCCTTATCTGGACTCCGTGGCCGTCGACAACACTCAGACGCTGCGCTACACCCGCCAGGTCGAAAACGAGATTGGTCGGCTGCAACACATCGAGGCGGTACTGCGCCCTCATGAGGAAAAAGGCGTACTCAAGGGCGTTGTAGCGCTGATGACCGATGTCAGCCACCACCATCTGGCGACACAGCAGATACGCGACAGCGAAGAGCGCATGCGCAAATTCGCAGCCATCACCACCGAGGCCATCGTGCTGCATCGTGACGGAATCATCACGGACGGCAATGACGCACTTGCCCGGCTGGTTGGCTACTCGCTTGGCGAGCTGTGCGGCACGCCGGTTCTCGATTATGTGGCACCTGAAGCGCGCCTGCGGGCGCTGCAGAACATGCGCAGCGAGCGAGAAGATCGCCTCGAGTCCGTGATCATTCACAAAAACGGCCAGCTCATCCCCGTCGAGATAGAGGCCTCCACCATGCCTGGAGAAAAGGACAGGCATCGCATCGTCCTGCTGCGCGACCTGACCGCAAGCCTTCAGACCCGGCAGCACATGGACTATCTGACCCAGCATGACCTGCTGACACATCTGCCCAATCGGGCACGTCTGAACCATTTGCTGGCCGATGCCATCGCCAGGGCTGCCGGCGAAGAATCACGACTGGCGGTGCTGTCGCTGGACCTGGACCAATTCAAGGCGGTGAATGATTCGCTCAGTCATCAGGCTGGAGATCTGCTGCTGTGCGAGCTTGCAAAGCGGCTGCGAAGCACTGTAGGTGCTCAGGACATCGTGGCCCGCACCGGCAGCGACGACTTTGTGGTCGTGCTGCCTGACAACCCCGGCCTGCTGGAGACAGAGGCCCTGCTGACGCGACTTCGGGCCACGGCAGAGGCCCCCTACCTGATCGAAGGGACTCAACTGGTGATTTCCGTGAGTGTCGGCATCGCCATGTATCCCAAGGACGGGAAATGTCCGGCGTCCCTGCTGAGCAATGCCGAGGCCGCCATGCAGATGGCCAAGAGTCACGGCCGCAGCTTCTCCCAGTTCTACACTCCTGCGCTCGAAAGCCGGGCCACACGCATGCTGATGCAGGAGCAAATGCTGCGCAACGCTGTGGAACGCGGCGAGTTCGAGCTGCATTACCAGCCACAGATCCTCATGCAGACGGGCGAGCTTTCAGGCTTCGAAGCCCTGGTACGCTGGAAGCACCCGCACCGTGGCCTGGTCTCGCCCGACGAATTCATCGGCTTTGCCGAAAACCGAGGACTGATCGCAGCCGTGGACCGCTGGGTGCTCTATCAGGCCTGTCGTCAAGCCCGTGCCTGGCAGCAGCAGGGATTTCCCCCTATCCCGGTGGCAGTCAACCTGTCGGCGCAGGAATTCCGCCAGCGCGATGTCGTCAAGGAAGTGGCACAGGCACTGGCCGACACGGGACTGGACGCCTGTTATCTGCACATCGAGGTCACAGAAACCACGTTGATGCTCTCGGGCAACCAGATGCAGCAGACTCTGCATGCCCTCAAGACACTTGGCGTGGGACTGGCGATCGATGATTTCGGTACCGGCTACTCGTCTCTTGCCTATCTGCGCAAGCACCCCATAGACCGGCTCAAGATCGACCGTTCGTTCGTGACCGATCTGCCCCACAACCCGGATGCAGCCGCCATTGTCAATGCCATCGTGCAGATGGGACAGAGCCTGCATCTGGAGATTCTGGCCGAGGGTGTGGAAAGCACTGAACAGCTGCAACTTCTGAGAGAGATGGGCTGTGCCATGATGCAAGGGTTTCTCGTGTCAGCGCCATTACCTGCCGAGCAGGCTTCGGCATGGATGTCGCAACACTGTCAACTGCTACAAAGACAATAG